Proteins from a single region of Campylobacter sputorum:
- the rpsT gene encoding 30S ribosomal protein S20 → MANHKSSEKRARQTLKKTERNRFYRTRLKNITRDVRAAAESGDKEAALAAFKIANKSFHSFVSKGFLKKETASRRVSRLAKLINKIDQAA, encoded by the coding sequence ATGGCAAACCATAAATCATCAGAAAAAAGAGCTAGACAAACTCTTAAAAAAACTGAGAGAAATAGATTTTATCGCACAAGATTAAAAAACATCACAAGAGATGTTAGAGCAGCTGCTGAGAGTGGCGATAAAGAGGCGGCATTAGCTGCATTTAAAATTGCAAACAAAAGCTTTCATAGTTTTGTAAGCAAAGGATTTTTAAAGAAAGAAACTGCTTCAAGGCGCGTAAGCAGACTTGCAAAACTTATAAATAAAATAGATCAAGCTGCATAA
- the prfA gene encoding peptide chain release factor 1 produces the protein MFIDKLKPFVARYDELSSLLCSKEILQDIDKMTSLSKEQSDIEPIRNASLEYFKVLDDIENNKAILDDSELGELAKEELKELEAKKTKLEEDIKILLIPKDPNDDKNIFLEIRAGTGGDEAALFAGDLANAYMRYTEVRGYKFEIVSLSEGSVGGYKEIILLVKGKGAYSRLKFEGGTHRVQRVPQTESQGRVHTSAITVAVMPEAEDSDIQINPNDLKIDVMRSSGHGGQSVNTTDSAVRVTHIPTGLVVVNQDGKSQHKNKDAALKVLRARLYDMQEQARLEEERAKRKDQVGTGDRSGRIRTYNYPQNRISDHRINLTLYRLDAIMAAGLFDEIIDPLIAHHQAMAIENQDI, from the coding sequence ATGTTTATAGATAAGCTAAAACCTTTTGTAGCTCGTTATGATGAGCTAAGTTCTTTGCTTTGCTCAAAAGAAATTTTGCAAGATATAGACAAAATGACATCTCTTTCAAAAGAACAAAGCGATATAGAGCCTATAAGAAACGCTAGTTTAGAGTACTTCAAGGTTTTAGATGATATAGAAAATAATAAAGCTATACTTGATGATAGTGAGCTTGGCGAACTTGCCAAAGAAGAGTTAAAAGAGCTTGAAGCGAAAAAAACTAAGCTAGAAGAAGATATCAAAATTTTACTTATCCCAAAAGATCCAAATGATGATAAAAATATATTTTTAGAAATTCGTGCTGGAACTGGTGGAGATGAAGCCGCTTTATTTGCTGGGGATCTTGCTAATGCTTATATGCGTTATACTGAGGTTAGAGGATATAAATTTGAGATAGTTAGTCTTAGCGAGGGCAGTGTAGGTGGATATAAAGAGATTATTTTGCTAGTAAAAGGTAAAGGTGCTTACTCTAGACTTAAATTTGAAGGTGGAACACATAGAGTTCAAAGGGTTCCACAAACTGAAAGTCAAGGCAGGGTTCATACAAGTGCCATAACAGTCGCTGTTATGCCAGAGGCTGAGGATAGCGATATACAAATAAATCCAAATGATTTAAAAATAGATGTTATGAGAAGTTCTGGTCATGGTGGACAATCTGTTAATACAACTGATTCAGCCGTTCGCGTGACGCACATCCCAACAGGACTTGTTGTTGTAAATCAAGATGGAAAATCTCAACACAAAAATAAAGACGCTGCACTAAAGGTTTTAAGAGCAAGGCTTTATGATATGCAAGAGCAAGCAAGACTAGAAGAAGAAAGAGCAAAAAGAAAAGATCAAGTTGGCACAGGCGATAGAAGTGGTAGGATTAGAACTTATAATTATCCTCAAAATCGCATTTCAGATCACCGCATAAATTTAACACTTTATAGACTAGATGCTATAATGGCTGCAGGGCTTTTTGATGAGATTATAGATCCTCTCATAGCTCATCATCAAGCTATGGCTATAGAAAATCAGGATATATAA